tgtgcaggccagtcaagttcttccacactgatctcgacaaaccatctctgtatggaactcgctttgtgcatgggggcattgtcatactaaaacaggaaagggccttctccaaactgttgccacaaaattggaagcacagaatcgtctggaATGTCATTGGATGCTGTGGCGTTAAgatctcccttcactggaactaaggggcctatcatgaaccatgaaaaacagccccagaccattattcctcttccaccaaactttacagttggcactatgtattggaGCAGGTAGTGTTCAcctggtatccgccaaacccagatgaatCCGTCggacttccagatggtgaagcgtttccactgctcctgagtccaatggcggcgaggtttacaccactccagctgacgtagaaacccatttcatgaagctcccgacaaacagttattgtgctgacgttgcttccagaggcactttggaactcggtagtgagtgttgcaacgatttttacatgcttcagcactcggtggtcccattctgtgagcttgtgtgacctaccactttgcggctgagccgttttGGCTGTTATACGTTTccattcacaataacagcacttacagttgaccagggaagctctagcagggcataaatttgacgaactgacttgtcgGAAagctggcatcctatgatggtgccacagtgagagtcactgagctcttcagtatggccattctactgccaatgtttgtctatggagattgcatggctgtgtgcttgatttgatacaactgtcagcaacgggggtagctgaaatagccgaatccactcatttgaaggggtgtccacacactTTATATATGTATAATGTAGAATAGTAAACAAGTGTTTTTgcatcatacctgtggtatattgtctgatatatACACGGCTGAAATTCTGTTCAATCAATTCAATCAATCAGCATCCAGGGAGTAACGTCGTACAACCATGAGGCAATCCATGACCAAAACTCCTTGATTTATAATTCCAAATATTCCCCACACTGTGGCAATTGGTGACCCTTAAGGTTTTCCCATTTGCTACAGATAGGTGGTATCAGTGAGCTTCAGGGCAGCCATTTAGCAAAGAGCAGGATGTGGGGGTTtactgagacacacacaggtctgtgtgccacacacacacacacacacacacacacacacacacacacacacacacaaacacacacacagaaatgcagtAAAATAAGCAGAGCTGAGCGGAGGCAGTCATGGAGTTGCGAGCTGAACTGCTAAAGTCCATCTGGTATGCTTTCACTTCTCTGGATGTGGAGAAGAGCGGGAAGGTGTCCAAGTCCCAGCtaaaggtgagaggtgaggggtcAAGTAAGGGGTCAGCATAGGGGTCAAAGAGCTGGGAGGATTGCAAGGATTGTGTCTCGCTGCCTTTCCaatgtgttggtttgtgtgttaTTGACATTTTTACCCTTAATTATTTTTGTTTGTTATCTTTTCCTTGTTTGAggaaaattgtgttttttatatCACTGATAtcaacacaaaaaaaatgttttatttattgatCTAGTTAGGTCAACCGAATTAGATGAGACACTATTTTCAAGGTCTAATCTCTTTCCTGTTAGCTAAATGTTTTCTTTCACTTCCCACTGagaaaaaactggttgaatcaaccaACTTCATTTCAACCGAAACATTAAATGTGATGATGTGGAGTCAACCTTTTTAcgtcattttgtatttatttatttaaaagaaaaatctaaatccaatgacatggtggaatgtttggttgatttcacattgaattcatgttagttgacaactaaaccaaatgtaaattaaaactagatgttgaactgacacttgtgcccagtgggttggtgtgtttgtgtgtgatcttTCCTGTAGCATGAGCTTCACAGCACTGATGTATTTCTTACACAATGTTATTGCTTGATCAAACCCCTTGTGTTGACATTTGATTCCCTTTTTTTTACCTTTGTCCTCCCTCCCCAAATCtagaataacaaaaacatgactCTAACTGGGCTAATTCCTGGGATTATGTATGGGCCAGACTACCGCTGGAATGGAGAGGCAGTAATCAGTAATCTGCTATGGTGATAGGCCTATCTCTATGTTCAGAGGCAGACCCTCTCTGAGCCCCATCATGCATCTGGGTGGCTGGTGGTATGTTATAGCTCTGGTGTTTGGGTGTATTGGTGGCTGTTGAATTGTCGTGTGTTATGGGTCAGTGatgctgtgttgtgttgcgtTGTGTGTGAGATCAGCCATTGTGACATGTTTAATCCCAGTCACACTGAGGAGCTCGGACTCTAAATCCCAGCTGTTGCTATGACGATGTTGTCAAAGAGGACCTGTGTCTGCCTACTTCCATCTTTCTGCTGTCcagtctcttcctctgtctgtctatctctctctcgcttatcttactgtctccctgtctctttctgtatccccactgggcacagacgtcaattcaatgtctattggggtggcagggtagcctagtggttagagcgttggactagtaaccagaaggttgcaagttcaaacccctgagctgacagcGTACAAATCCGTTGttctgcagttaacccactcttcctaagctgtcattgaaaataagaatttaaatAGTTCATGGTTGTCAAACATtttgctttggggagggttgtgtgATTTTGGGGGGGAACAGGGGAGGATAGTGAATGTTTTCCTTGGTTTAGATTACATTTTTTGCAGGTTTTACTATATAATTTCTTCCATCCTAGCCACATTTCCTCATCTTCTGGCATGCACTTCCTCTATATCATGGGgttttggtacttcccttatgcactaCACTTTTCCGTATGCTAACTTATactataccacaggtcagtatagtctaccagtctaacggTCTATCCTGCCCATAATGCACCATTTGTAGTGACAATAGTTGTAGGTGGATcgtttgtccagatctgcaataggCTAACTAGCGATCATACCGCACATAAATGCATTCAAATTTGTATACATTAAGAAAGAGCAGCGAAGACATGAGACACACAACTCAAAAATCTCCCCTATCGATCTTGTTTAGGGACAATAAaatgatcctacctagactagtTTACAACACCACATTGCAATGAATAATTGCATTACTGTTTTCAAGTGAGTACAACATTCCAGCCTGGTTTAGTCTGCAGTGAAAACGTCATTTAAATAACAGCTCAAAAGCCCTGTAATTTGAATGTTTCATtccatttggatcagttgtggGTCTACTCTCTACTGTTTAGAAGGTCTAGAAAGGCACAGTAGCTGGCCAGTCTGGCTGCATTTCTGATACTGATTGCAGAACATTCTCCAAAGACATCCATTATAATAATGTGGCCACATACTCTCCcggcaggcccagttattcaggaaagccaAACACAAGCTCTGCCTCTTCTCCAATCTAAACGACTATACCTCGCACACCTAGAACATACCGCTTCAATGAGGCATAAATATTTATTGTTGAACTTTTTAAACGATTTGCCTTTTATATGCGGCAAAGTAGCCTACATGTTTGATACAAAGAAAAATCACCACATcatgggaaagcatgcagtttatacagggtggtgaaagtgcacatgatgagcttgatgctcctttcaataaatatctaaggtcttattctggtgacatgatgatcaatgcttggctgccatttgacaaataaaaattatcTTGCACTTTTGTACATAATTATCTCATTATGTAGCAggctatacctgcactgtatctgcaagctgttggccAGAGCGCACCTGCCAATACAATACCAGAGTCACCTGCCAATACAATACCAGAGGGCACCTGCCAATACAATACCAGAGTCACCTGCCAATACAATACCAGAGTGCACCTGCCAATACAATACCAGAGTCACCTGCCAATACAATACCAGAGGGCACCTGCCAATACAATACCAGAGTCACCTGCCAATACAATACCAGAGGGCACCTGCCAATACAATACCAGAGCGCACATGCCAATACAATACCAGAGCGCACCTGCCAATACAATACCAGAGCGCACCTGCCAATACAATACCAGAGCGCACCTGCCAATACAATACCAGAGCGCACCTGCCAATACAATACCAGAGCGCACCTGCCAATACAATACCAGAGCGCACCTGCCAATACAATACCAGAGCGCACCTGCCAATACAATACCAGAGCGGGCACATTCACTATACCTACGCATCaatttttgtgacaaaactatcagtATGCAATGGACAACACAACTCTGACGGGAAAATGCTCCAGGGTCTCCCTTAGTTGGTAATTGCCGGCATTTGGTGAAGGAAAAAAATGAAATGCCAATGAATAAAATTGTAGCAGTCCAAATTTACATAGCCTACACCCTGAATTCGCACTTCAGCGCCATTCTCTCACGCCTtgcggtacagtacagtacattttaattcagtagagtagagtacagtatggtacagtcaCGTTTTATCAGTAATCAAAGCCGGTCCGGACtgaaccaaatctgaaccaattaaAGACGTCTATGTTTAGGCCTAGTATAGAGAAGAGCGTAATTGCAGACCGCAATTAGTGGCGTTTTCTGATATTGGCATTTCTTGATGTCAAGTTACACCCATTGATGCTCGCCATTGGTCCATGGCCATTTCTTTCGCGTCCGGGACAACAGTTGTTGACAATTGTGTCATTGTAGGTAAACCTAACCCTAcaccttttcctaaccttaacctcattcacctaacctgccatgttaattatcctaacctgccacattagttttcctaacctgctatgtaaacAAATCATCTGTGTCGAGACACCATCAATGGACTGACCAATGGCAGGCACCAATGGGCGGTTCCTGATATCAGCAAACGCCCACATCAAGAAACGCTCCGAATTGCAGTCTGCAGTTACACCATATTGCTAATGTGCCTTGGACGTTGAAATCCAGACCAGTCCAGACTgtaccaaatctgaaccaaacatagacatctatgattggttcagatttggactGATCCAGATCAAATATCGAAGTCAGTTGACGTTGAAATCAAGACTGGTATGGAAGGCACCAAAAACAAATACCAAAAAAATATATCCGGTCCGGACAACACCAAAAAAGACATCCAAAATAAGTCATCGTCGGTCCATTCTTAGTGGGTCTTGTTGCGTAATCTATACACTGTGTTGATGAGTTGTACATGTTGTCTCCTAACCTATACACTGTGTTAATGAGTTGTACGTGTTGTCTCATAACCTATACACTGTGTTAATGAGTTGTACGTGTTGTCTCATAACCTATACACTGTGTTAATGAGTTGTACGTGTTGTCTCATAACCTATACATGTGTTAATGAGCTGTACATGTTGTCTCATAACCTATACACTGTGTTAATGAGTTGTAGGTGTTGTCTCATAACCTATACACTGTGTTGATGAGTTGTAGGTGTtgtagaaggagaagcggaccaaaatgcagcgtggtggttactcatgttctttaatgaaatagAACAAACgaataatacaaaacaacaaacggaacataaaaacctatacagcctatcttgtgacaacaaacacagagacaggaacaatcacccacaaacacacagtgaaacccgggctacctaaatatggttcccaatcagagacaacgataatcacctgactctgattgagaaccgcctcaggcagccatagactttcctagacaaccctactcagctacaatcccaatacctactaaaaccccaatacaaaaacacaccacaaaataaacccatgtcacaccctggcctgaccaaataaataaagaaaacacaaaatactaagaccaaggcgtgacagaacccccccccccccccccacaaggtgcggactcccggccgcacacctaaacccataggggagggtccgggtgggcgtctgtccacggtggcggctccgactcgggacgtggaccccactccaaccaagtcttagtccccctgtaacgtgtcctttgattggcgaccctcgccgccgaccctgGCCCAacaaccctcaccaaggaccccactggactgaggggcagctcgggactgaggtggaAGCtagggactgaggggaagctcgggactgaggggtagctcgggactgaggggtagctcgggactgaggggtagctcgggactgaggggaagctcagcactgaggggaagctcagcactgaggggaagctcagcactgaggggaagcccagtactgagaggaagcccagtactgagaggaagcccagtactgagaggaagcccagtactgagaagaagcccagtactgagaggaagctcaggcaggtagtaggctctggcagatcctggctggctggcggatcctgaagagtctggttgactggcggatctggaagagtctggttgactggcggatctggaagagtctggttgactggcggatctggaagagtctggctgactggcggatctggaagagtctggctgactggcagatctggaagagtcaaagataatcacctgactctgattgagaaccgcctcaggcagccatagactttcctagacaaccctactcagctacaatcccaatacctactaaaaccccaatacaaaaacacaccacaaaataaacccatgtcgcaccctggcctgaccaaataaataaagaaaacacaaaataataagaccaaggcgtgacactcaTAACCTATACACTATGTTGATGAGTTGTAGGTGTTGTCTCCTAATCTATACACTGTGTTGATGAGTTGTAAGTGTTGTCTCCTAACCTATACACTGTGTTGATTAGTTGCAGGTGTTGtcgcgtaacctatacactgtgTTGGAGTTGTAAGTGTTGTCTCATAACATATACACTGTGTTCGGGAGTTGTGGTTGTTGTCTCCTAACCTATACACTGTGTTGATGAGTTGTAGGTGTTGTCTCATAACCTATACACTGTGTTGATGAGTTGTAGGTGTTGTCTCATAACCTATACACTGTGTTGATGAGTTGTATGTGTTGTCTCATAACCTATTCACTGTGTTGATGAGTTGTAGGTGTTGTGTCATAACCTATACACTGTGTTGAAGAGTTGTAGGTGCTGTCTCTGAACCTATACACTGTGTTGATGAGTTGTAGGTGTTGTCTCATAACCTATACACTGCGCTGAACATCCCACACGACCCTGTGGCTCTAGAGGACCACTTCAGCGATGATGATGATGGGCCGGTGTCCAACCAGGGGTACATGCCCTACCTCAACAAATTCATACTGGACAAGGTACTGTATAcacatgctgacacacacacacacacacacacacacacacacacacttggcatCCTCTCTTTCTGACCCCAGGTGGTTGAGGGCACGTTTGCTAAGGAGAACGTAGATGAGTTCTGCTGGACTCTCTGTGCCAAAAAGAACTACCGGCCTAAAAATGGCGTGGACGTTCTGCCTGATAAAGATGCCTTCCATCTTTGGTGCCTCTTCAACTTCCTGTCTGAAGACAATTATCCACTGGTCCTGGTCCCAGAGGAGGTGAGTTCTCAGCCCTGGACGGTACTCCAAAATAATTTGCCTCCTTTCTTCCCTCTTTTCATGAAAATGTCTTGCAATAATGTCAACGGGAGATTTGGGTGAAACTTCTGTCTCAAGTTAGGATTTGTCCCATGATGTGCTCTATTCATTCCCTATGGTAACTCGCAGGTGGAATATCTCCTGAAGAAGATCTGCATAGCCATGAGTGTGGAGTTGAGCTGTGTGGACATGGAAGACTTCATCTCCCAGGAGGCTGTGCAGCAGAGCGGCATCACAGTGTGGGCCTTCCTGGACTTTGTCAACACCTGGAGGCTGGCCAGAGGGATGGTGAAGGACTCCGTTACGATGGCGATAGACGAGGTCTACCAGGAGATAGCGGGCAATATCATAAAACAGGTGCATTTAAACATAAAGAGAATATATAGACATGTTTGTGTTAATATGCATGTAATATAAATGTAATCCACGTGTAATATGGCATTTATATAATTAggcatgtgtaactttgtgtggCCGTACGTATCTGTCCTTATAGGGGTATTTGTGGAAGAAGGGCCACTTGCGGAGGAACTGGAATGAGCGCTGGTTCTCTCTCCAGCCCAGCACTCTGCATTACTATGTCAGTGAGGACCGCAAGGAGTGTAAAGGCTGCATCGAGCTGAGCCACAACTGCTGTGTGGAGGTACACAACACTGGGTTAGGGGTTATGTAGAATGGAGGAAGGTAGTACCGGGGGAAGGCCTACACTAAATCCTCTGGCATAGGATGCCAATGTGGGCAGAGCTGGGATGAGGGATTTGTTCAGAGAAGACTTCGATAGGGTAACATACTTGAATGAATATGAACCACCCCATTATTCTTTATCAATACAAAATGTTGTGTGTGGATGATGCTGTTTGTTATGGTGGTTATGTTCTCACCACTGTGGTTGCGTTGACAGGTGCTGCCAGAGAAGGAGGGGAAGAGGTGTATGTTCTGTGTGAAGACGCTCACTAAGACCTACGAGATGAGCGCCCCCGACACCAAGCAGAGACAGGAGTGGACCACAGGTCAGtgatcatacagtacagtacacactgGGCTTTTAAAGACTGGAGAAAATAGCTATTTCACAACCTGATGAAGGCAAAAGCCACAATGCGTCCTCTGGCTTGATTTATGATGATGCTTCAGGCTACTTACTGTATGTTGTCACTGCAGCGATCCAGACAGCCATCCGTCTGTGTGTGGAGGGGAAGAAGTCCCTGCATAAGGACCTGAAGCTGCGACGCAGGGAgcaaagggaggagagggagaggagacacaccgCCAAGGAGGAGGAGCTCCAAAGTCTGCGCCTTCtccagtg
This sequence is a window from Oncorhynchus kisutch isolate 150728-3 linkage group LG1, Okis_V2, whole genome shotgun sequence. Protein-coding genes within it:
- the LOC109892942 gene encoding differentially expressed in FDCP 6 homolog isoform X1, producing MELRAELLKSIWYAFTSLDVEKSGKVSKSQLKVLSHNLYTALNIPHDPVALEDHFSDDDDGPVSNQGYMPYLNKFILDKVVEGTFAKENVDEFCWTLCAKKNYRPKNGVDVLPDKDAFHLWCLFNFLSEDNYPLVLVPEEVEYLLKKICIAMSVELSCVDMEDFISQEAVQQSGITVWAFLDFVNTWRLARGMVKDSVTMAIDEVYQEIAGNIIKQGYLWKKGHLRRNWNERWFSLQPSTLHYYVSEDRKECKGCIELSHNCCVEVLPEKEGKRCMFCVKTLTKTYEMSAPDTKQRQEWTTAIQTAIRLCVEGKKSLHKDLKLRRREQREERERRHTAKEEELQSLRLLQWERESKLAELELLQDAQKQAQTALLQEEQKRIQHVELQRTLQEQLQQAEEARASIQAEMALKDVETERQRRRIRELEVMQLRQEEALHQEMRARQDEEVYFLAQARLLVEEEEKMKALLALQEEQEQYILKTQREKQELRQEMVTKSQALEEAQHQLEKVRASRHRMDQDIAAAQRKLRHASTSVKHWNIQREDPLLEAQGSQLCLCPPYETMAYACTIRGTKERRRSEERVNISGREEMCLYQASNEDMDCA
- the LOC109892942 gene encoding differentially expressed in FDCP 6 homolog isoform X2, encoding MELRAELLKSIWYAFTSLDVEKSGKVSKSQLKVLSHNLYTALNIPHDPVALEDHFSDDDDGPVSNQGYMPYLNKFILDKVVEGTFAKENVDEFCWTLCAKKNYRPKNGVDVLPDKDAFHLWCLFNFLSEDNYPLVLVPEEVEYLLKKICIAMSVELSCVDMEDFISQEAVQQSGITVWAFLDFVNTWRLARGMVKDSVTMAIDEVYQEIAGNIIKQGYLWKKGHLRRNWNERWFSLQPSTLHYYVSEDRKECKGCIELSHNCCVEVLPEKEGKRCMFCVKTLTKTYEMSAPDTKQRQEWTTAIQTAIRLCVEGKKSLHKDLKLRRREQREERERRHTAKEEELQSLRLLQWERESKLAELELLQDAQKQAQTALLQEEQKRIQHVELQRTLQEQLQQAEEARASIQAEMALKDVETERQRRRIRELEVMQLRQEEALHQEMRARQDEEVYFLAQARLLVEEEEKMKALLALQEEQEQYILKTQREKQELRQEMVTKSQALEEAQHQLEKVRASRHRMDQDIAAAQRKLRHASTSVKHWNIQVNRLTHP